From a region of the Gammaproteobacteria bacterium genome:
- the putA gene encoding bifunctional proline dehydrogenase/L-glutamate gamma-semialdehyde dehydrogenase PutA, whose protein sequence is MPDHYPTLELRSPLRAALNRAYLAPENEHLAALLAQPLISADEQSRIQDLAQHLVIAVRERGIQHQGGVDAFMHEYDLSSQAGVMLMCLAEALLRIPDADTADRLIRDKLTQADWDTHLGNSPSLFVNASTWGLMLTGQIVKLAPEVVNDARSFLNRLISGSGEPVIRLAVKQAMKIIGHQFVMGRTIEEALHRSERDENRRYRHSFDMLGESALTAEDAERYRESYLQAIKTVGTHKQGTDIFDGPGISVKLSALHPRYEIFKRDRVMRELVPVLLEIAQAGKAAGINLTIDAEEAERLELSLDIFECVLRDSSLKDWDGLGLAVQAYQKRAPDVIAWLAELARSSGHRIPLRLVKGAYWDSEIKRAQERGLTEYPVYTRKISTDTSYLYCARTILGAKQNFYPQFATHNAHTLASIVVMAGNYREFEFQRLHGMGETLYDVALNEEKLAPNCRVYAPVGSHKDLLPYLVRRLLENGANTSFVNRIVDQDTPVEDIVADPVHELKILDNKRHPKIPLPVDIYGSGRKNSLGFNLADGEVTQSLLNEISAASSHTWNSGPIIGGERIESKSRAITNPTNQDQIIGHMHFANDTNIERALTLAAVAAPEWGRTPAAQRAAILEKAADLFEEHRSELIALCIREGGRTLVDALNEVREAIDFCRYYALLARQEFDAPKLMPGVTGERNELRLCGRGVFVCISPWNFPVAIFTGQITAALAAGNSVIAKPAGLTPLCAAHVIQLLHQAGIPGDVLHLLPGSGSALGAKLLNDPRISGVAFTGSTDTARLINQTLAQQTTILPLIAETGGQNVMIADSSALPEQVMQDAMISAFNSAGQRCSALRVLFVQQELAPRIIKLMQGAMDQLQIGDPSLLVTDIGPVISHGAVATLKQHADRMAKEATLIHSVVLPAECSRGSFFAPRVYEIDSLGRLQGEVFGPILHVVRYQANHLNHVIDAINNAGYGLTLGIHSRIDATVRYISQRVRAGNTYVNRNMIGAVVGSQPFGGEGLSGTGPKAGGPHYLHRFATERTLTINTAAVGGNASLLAIEK, encoded by the coding sequence GTGCCTGATCACTATCCCACCCTGGAACTCCGCTCCCCGCTCCGGGCTGCGCTCAACCGGGCCTACCTGGCTCCGGAAAACGAGCATCTTGCGGCGCTACTCGCCCAGCCGCTCATCTCTGCCGATGAGCAGTCCAGGATTCAAGATTTGGCCCAGCATCTGGTAATCGCTGTGCGCGAGCGAGGCATACAGCACCAGGGTGGCGTCGATGCCTTCATGCATGAATATGACCTCAGTTCGCAGGCGGGCGTGATGCTGATGTGCCTGGCTGAAGCCTTGTTGCGCATCCCCGATGCCGATACCGCCGACCGCTTGATTCGCGACAAGTTAACCCAGGCCGATTGGGATACGCACCTTGGCAATAGCCCTTCCCTGTTCGTAAATGCATCGACCTGGGGCTTGATGCTCACGGGCCAGATCGTGAAACTGGCTCCGGAAGTGGTGAATGATGCGCGTTCATTTTTGAATCGGCTGATCAGTGGCAGCGGCGAACCAGTGATTCGTCTTGCCGTGAAACAGGCGATGAAAATCATCGGCCATCAATTCGTGATGGGGCGCACCATTGAAGAAGCGCTGCACCGTAGCGAGCGCGATGAAAATAGACGCTATCGTCATTCCTTCGACATGCTGGGCGAGTCGGCACTCACTGCCGAAGATGCGGAGCGCTATCGCGAATCCTATTTGCAAGCAATCAAGACGGTTGGCACACATAAACAAGGTACTGATATCTTCGACGGGCCTGGCATTTCGGTAAAACTTTCAGCCCTGCATCCGCGCTATGAGATTTTCAAGCGTGATCGTGTCATGCGTGAATTAGTACCGGTATTGCTGGAGATTGCCCAGGCCGGTAAGGCAGCGGGCATCAATCTCACCATCGATGCCGAAGAAGCCGAACGCCTTGAACTGTCTCTGGATATTTTTGAGTGCGTACTGCGCGATTCATCGCTCAAAGACTGGGATGGACTGGGGCTTGCCGTACAGGCCTATCAAAAACGAGCACCGGATGTGATTGCCTGGCTGGCCGAACTGGCACGAAGCTCGGGGCATCGCATCCCCTTGCGCCTGGTCAAAGGTGCTTATTGGGATAGCGAAATCAAGCGGGCTCAGGAACGTGGATTGACTGAATACCCGGTGTACACCCGCAAAATTTCAACCGACACTTCTTATTTATATTGTGCGCGCACTATTCTTGGTGCCAAACAGAATTTCTATCCCCAGTTTGCCACGCACAATGCGCATACGTTAGCCAGCATTGTGGTAATGGCGGGCAACTATCGTGAGTTTGAATTCCAGCGCCTGCATGGCATGGGGGAAACACTTTATGATGTCGCACTCAATGAAGAAAAACTGGCGCCAAATTGCCGGGTTTATGCCCCGGTCGGTAGTCATAAGGATTTGCTGCCCTATCTGGTACGCCGGTTACTGGAAAATGGCGCGAATACCTCGTTTGTAAATCGAATCGTCGATCAGGATACGCCTGTTGAAGATATCGTGGCTGATCCTGTCCATGAATTGAAAATTCTGGATAACAAGCGTCATCCAAAGATTCCTCTTCCCGTGGATATTTATGGCTCTGGGCGGAAAAATTCACTAGGCTTCAATCTAGCCGATGGTGAAGTCACGCAATCATTGCTTAACGAAATCTCAGCTGCATCAAGCCACACCTGGAATAGCGGCCCGATTATCGGTGGCGAGCGTATTGAATCAAAATCGCGTGCGATCACTAATCCTACCAATCAGGATCAAATCATCGGCCACATGCATTTTGCCAATGATACCAATATTGAGCGGGCTCTTACCCTGGCGGCGGTCGCCGCCCCTGAATGGGGCCGTACACCCGCAGCACAACGGGCGGCGATTTTAGAGAAGGCGGCAGATTTGTTTGAAGAACATCGTAGCGAACTGATCGCGCTGTGCATCCGCGAAGGCGGCCGTACCCTCGTGGATGCCCTCAATGAAGTACGTGAGGCTATAGATTTCTGCCGCTACTATGCCCTGCTGGCTCGGCAAGAGTTTGATGCACCAAAACTCATGCCTGGCGTGACGGGTGAACGTAATGAATTACGCCTCTGCGGACGCGGCGTGTTTGTCTGTATCAGCCCCTGGAATTTCCCAGTTGCAATTTTCACTGGCCAAATCACTGCGGCACTTGCCGCCGGCAACAGTGTTATTGCCAAACCCGCTGGATTAACACCACTCTGTGCCGCACATGTTATCCAGCTTCTACATCAGGCGGGTATACCCGGCGATGTACTGCATCTGCTACCCGGCAGCGGCTCTGCTCTGGGTGCAAAACTGCTCAATGATCCAAGAATTTCAGGTGTGGCATTCACCGGCTCGACGGATACTGCGCGCCTGATCAATCAAACTCTGGCTCAACAAACAACAATCCTGCCCTTGATTGCTGAAACCGGCGGCCAGAATGTGATGATTGCCGATAGCTCCGCGCTGCCTGAACAAGTGATGCAAGATGCCATGATTTCCGCTTTTAACAGCGCGGGGCAGCGTTGTTCAGCGTTACGCGTACTATTTGTGCAACAGGAACTGGCGCCGCGCATTATCAAACTCATGCAAGGCGCAATGGATCAGTTACAAATCGGTGATCCTTCGTTGTTGGTCACTGATATCGGTCCAGTGATTAGTCATGGCGCGGTAGCCACTTTAAAACAACATGCAGACCGCATGGCCAAAGAAGCGACCTTGATTCATTCCGTGGTTTTACCCGCCGAATGCAGCCGAGGATCTTTCTTCGCCCCACGCGTTTATGAAATTGACAGTCTCGGCCGCTTGCAGGGTGAGGTCTTCGGACCGATTTTGCATGTCGTGCGTTATCAGGCCAACCATCTCAATCATGTCATCGATGCGATCAATAACGCGGGTTATGGTCTGACACTCGGTATCCATAGCCGTATCGATGCCACGGTGCGTTATATCAGTCAACGCGTGCGTGCCGGCAATACCTATGTCAATCGCAACATGATTGGCGCGGTCGTCGGCAGTCAGCCGTTTGGCGGAGAGGGGCTTTCCGGCACCGGGCCCAAGGCAGGCGGACCTCATTATTTACATCGGTTTGCGACCGAGCGGACGCTGACCATTAACACTGCGGCTGTCGGCGGTAATGCAAGTTTGCTGGCGATTGAGAAGTAA
- a CDS encoding FAD-dependent oxidoreductase: MNKQFDLVVVGAGIHGAGIAQAAAAGGYSALILEQNDIAAGTSSRSSKLIHGGLRYLESAQFSLVRECLHERTLLLKLAPELVQLKPFFIPVYPNTTRRPWQLRSGLALYATLGSFGPGTQFRAVPRREWDQLDGLTTNGLEKIFQYHDAQTDDAALTRAVIKSAQQLGAELLLPATLISAELESNGVTVNYRYQGQEHRCHCRMLINAGGPWVNRVLDLVTPAVDKLEIDLVQGTHIILDSEFKSGIYYVEAPQDRRAVFAMPWYGKLMVGTTETFYDGDPANVVPLATEIDYLLEVLGHYFPRYHGLQASDVAHAFAGLRVLPKTQGTAFSRPRDTVFHCDRPHQPRLVTIYGGKLTAYRATAEKFMLRFGPTLPTRHAVADTRNLRLSPA; encoded by the coding sequence TTGAATAAACAGTTTGATTTAGTTGTCGTTGGTGCCGGCATCCACGGCGCCGGCATCGCCCAGGCCGCCGCCGCGGGTGGTTATTCTGCTCTAATTCTGGAACAAAATGATATCGCCGCTGGCACCTCCAGCCGTTCCAGTAAATTGATCCATGGTGGTCTTCGTTATTTGGAAAGCGCACAGTTCAGCTTAGTGCGCGAATGTCTGCATGAACGCACCTTGCTGCTTAAACTGGCGCCGGAGCTGGTGCAACTTAAACCCTTTTTCATCCCCGTCTATCCCAACACAACACGCCGCCCCTGGCAATTACGCAGTGGACTCGCGCTTTACGCCACCCTAGGCAGTTTTGGCCCTGGCACACAGTTCCGCGCCGTACCACGCCGCGAATGGGATCAGCTCGATGGTCTGACGACTAATGGTCTGGAAAAAATTTTTCAATACCATGATGCACAAACCGATGATGCCGCGTTAACACGTGCAGTGATCAAATCTGCCCAACAGCTGGGCGCAGAATTATTGCTGCCTGCAACATTGATCAGCGCTGAATTAGAAAGCAATGGCGTGACCGTTAATTATCGCTACCAAGGACAGGAACACCGCTGCCACTGCCGGATGCTGATCAACGCTGGTGGTCCGTGGGTCAATAGGGTGCTGGATCTTGTCACACCCGCTGTCGATAAACTCGAAATCGATCTGGTGCAAGGCACTCACATTATTCTGGATAGCGAATTCAAATCCGGAATTTACTATGTCGAGGCGCCACAAGACCGGCGCGCGGTGTTTGCGATGCCGTGGTATGGCAAATTGATGGTCGGCACCACCGAAACATTTTATGACGGTGATCCTGCCAACGTGGTGCCGCTGGCAACAGAGATCGACTATTTACTCGAAGTGCTGGGCCACTACTTCCCCCGTTATCACGGCCTTCAGGCCAGTGATGTTGCACATGCCTTCGCTGGGCTGCGCGTATTGCCCAAGACCCAAGGCACTGCCTTTTCCCGACCGCGGGATACCGTGTTCCACTGCGATCGCCCCCACCAGCCGCGGCTGGTGACCATCTACGGTGGCAAACTCACCGCCTATCGCGCCACGGCAGAGAAATTCATGCTCCGTTTCGGCCCCACCCTGCCCACACGACACGCCGTGGCCGATACCCGTAACCTGCGCTTGTCGCCTGCCTGA
- a CDS encoding VOC family protein, producing MPNIHAILHSSVLTEDLDRALAFYCGVLQLEEDTARPDLGYPGAWLWVGSQQIHLLRLPNPDPIDNRPAHGGRDRHVALAVTSLTELQQRLDQAGTAYTLSKSGRRALFCRDPDGNALEFIE from the coding sequence ATGCCTAATATCCACGCAATCTTGCATTCCAGCGTCCTGACCGAGGATTTGGACCGGGCACTGGCCTTTTATTGTGGGGTGCTGCAACTGGAGGAGGATACCGCTCGGCCAGACCTTGGCTATCCCGGCGCCTGGTTGTGGGTCGGGTCACAACAAATTCATTTGTTACGTTTGCCCAACCCTGACCCAATCGATAATCGACCCGCGCATGGTGGCCGCGATCGGCATGTCGCCCTGGCGGTGACATCATTAACGGAATTACAGCAGCGCCTGGATCAGGCCGGAACAGCATATACGCTCAGTAAATCCGGCCGTCGCGCCTTGTTTTGCCGCGATCCGGATGGGAATGCGTTGGAGTTTATTGAATGA
- a CDS encoding glycerophosphodiester phosphodiesterase — protein MESPILIAHRGYAKRYPENTLVSIEAALLAGANCIEFDVQFTSDGIPVVLHDASLKRTTGVNKRIFTVDAASLGNIVVNEAKEHPKKFANVGIPTLESVVRLLSQWPKAKAFVEIKQESIDKFGIERVVRTLIGSCQPIMDRAILIAYDALALRCGRAMGFKSVGWILKKYDAAGLSMATELAPDYLICNYTKLPKTLDKLWPGPWQWAFYEVTQAKVAYELVGKGAKYIETMAVSEMLKDLAHKKHACTVE, from the coding sequence ATGGAATCACCCATACTGATCGCACACCGGGGTTATGCAAAACGTTACCCCGAAAACACTTTGGTCAGCATCGAGGCTGCCTTATTGGCAGGCGCGAACTGCATTGAGTTCGATGTCCAATTCACCAGTGACGGCATCCCCGTCGTTCTGCACGATGCCAGCCTGAAACGCACTACCGGCGTGAATAAGCGCATCTTCACGGTTGATGCCGCATCCCTTGGCAACATTGTCGTCAACGAAGCCAAGGAACACCCGAAAAAATTTGCCAATGTCGGCATTCCCACGCTGGAATCCGTGGTGCGCTTGTTATCGCAGTGGCCCAAAGCCAAAGCCTTCGTTGAGATCAAGCAAGAATCCATTGATAAGTTTGGTATCGAGCGGGTGGTGCGGACACTCATCGGATCCTGCCAGCCGATTATGGATCGCGCCATACTCATCGCGTATGACGCACTGGCCTTGCGCTGCGGTCGAGCGATGGGGTTCAAGTCTGTGGGCTGGATACTCAAAAAATATGACGCTGCGGGCCTGAGCATGGCGACCGAATTAGCCCCTGATTATCTGATCTGCAACTACACCAAGCTACCCAAAACGCTTGATAAACTGTGGCCAGGCCCATGGCAATGGGCCTTCTACGAAGTCACCCAAGCCAAAGTCGCCTATGAACTGGTGGGGAAAGGCGCAAAATATATCGAAACCATGGCCGTCAGTGAAATGCTAAAAGATCTGGCCCACAAGAAACACGCTTGCACTGTTGAATAA
- a CDS encoding bifunctional aldolase/short-chain dehydrogenase, which translates to MKSLWNDQEASQYQGDLALRVYTSRLLGRDKSLVLHGGGNTSVKITEKNILGQDEALLYVKGSGWDLETIDAPGFAPVRMNHLLALAKLERLSDPQMVNELRTHMTNANAPTPSVEAILHAILPYKFVDHTHADAVVTVTNTPDGLKHIKQIYGDTMVIIPYIMPGFDLARLCAIEFEKQRNAKTIGMVLLNHGIFSFGDNAKEAYERMIYLVNQAEEFLKAKKAWDLSLPATTEIKTELRHSLAALRQRTSKAFGKPVILRSTRNAATLAFAQHPKIADISQQGPATPDHVIRTKRLPQLGRDVTAYSQSYKQYFDTHAPNAREPKTMLDPAPRVILDTEFGLCTIGRSAGDAQIVADIYERTIEIILRAEMLGGYRALSAKDIFDMEYWDLEQAKLKKSGKPTVFSGEVALVTGAASGIGKACVDSLLQRGAAVVGLDLSPAITEMHQRTDYLGIRCDVSDEQQLRDALEQTVRAFGGLDMLVLNAGIFPAGCRIETIATEEWRKVMAINLDANLALMRESHPLLKLAPQGGRIAIVGSKNVPAPGPGAVAYSASKAALTQVMRVAALEWGQDNIRINSVHPDAVFDTAIWTDEVLVARAKHYGLTVEQYKRKNILKTEISSRDVAELVVEMCGPLFAKTTAAQVPIDGGNERVI; encoded by the coding sequence ATGAAGAGTTTGTGGAACGACCAGGAAGCCAGTCAGTATCAGGGCGATTTAGCCCTCCGCGTCTACACCTCTCGCCTGCTCGGCCGCGACAAGTCGCTGGTGCTGCACGGCGGCGGCAATACCTCGGTCAAAATTACTGAAAAAAATATTCTGGGGCAAGATGAAGCCCTGCTTTATGTCAAAGGCAGCGGTTGGGATCTGGAGACGATTGACGCACCCGGATTTGCACCGGTGCGCATGAACCACCTGCTGGCATTGGCCAAACTGGAACGGCTCAGCGATCCGCAAATGGTCAATGAACTACGTACCCATATGACCAACGCCAATGCACCGACACCCTCTGTCGAAGCCATTTTGCATGCGATCTTGCCCTACAAATTTGTCGATCACACGCATGCCGATGCAGTGGTCACCGTCACTAACACGCCTGACGGGTTGAAGCACATCAAGCAAATCTATGGCGACACGATGGTCATCATTCCTTACATCATGCCCGGCTTCGATCTGGCACGACTATGCGCCATCGAATTCGAGAAACAACGCAATGCCAAGACCATCGGCATGGTATTGCTCAATCACGGTATTTTCTCGTTCGGCGATAATGCCAAAGAAGCTTACGAGCGTATGATTTATCTGGTCAATCAAGCTGAAGAATTCCTGAAAGCCAAAAAGGCATGGGATTTATCATTACCGGCAACTACCGAAATCAAAACCGAACTGAGACACTCGCTGGCGGCACTGCGACAGCGAACCTCCAAGGCCTTCGGCAAACCCGTGATCCTGCGTAGCACACGCAATGCCGCGACCCTCGCCTTTGCTCAGCATCCAAAAATTGCAGACATCTCACAACAAGGCCCGGCAACACCGGATCATGTGATCCGCACCAAACGCCTGCCACAACTCGGCCGCGATGTCACAGCCTACTCTCAATCATACAAACAGTATTTCGATACTCACGCACCTAACGCACGCGAGCCGAAGACCATGCTTGATCCGGCGCCACGTGTCATACTCGATACCGAGTTTGGACTCTGCACTATTGGCCGCAGCGCAGGCGATGCTCAAATCGTTGCCGATATTTATGAGCGCACCATCGAAATCATCCTTCGCGCCGAAATGCTGGGCGGTTATCGCGCCCTGTCCGCCAAAGATATTTTCGACATGGAATACTGGGATCTGGAACAGGCCAAGTTGAAGAAAAGCGGCAAACCAACGGTATTCAGCGGTGAAGTCGCCTTGGTAACGGGCGCCGCCTCCGGCATCGGCAAGGCCTGTGTCGATTCACTGCTACAACGCGGTGCCGCTGTCGTCGGCCTCGACCTCAGCCCCGCCATCACCGAAATGCATCAACGCACGGATTATCTCGGCATCCGCTGTGACGTCAGCGATGAACAACAACTGCGCGATGCCCTCGAACAAACCGTGCGCGCCTTCGGCGGCCTCGACATGTTGGTGCTCAATGCCGGCATTTTTCCAGCGGGCTGCCGCATTGAAACGATCGCAACAGAGGAATGGCGCAAGGTGATGGCGATCAACCTCGACGCCAACCTGGCCCTGATGCGCGAGTCCCACCCACTGTTGAAACTTGCACCACAAGGCGGGCGCATTGCCATCGTTGGCTCCAAGAACGTCCCCGCGCCCGGCCCTGGCGCCGTCGCCTATTCGGCCTCCAAGGCAGCGTTAACCCAGGTGATGCGCGTCGCCGCACTGGAATGGGGACAAGACAACATCCGCATCAATAGCGTTCATCCGGATGCCGTATTCGATACTGCCATCTGGACCGACGAAGTCCTTGTAGCCCGCGCCAAACACTATGGCCTGACGGTTGAGCAATACAAACGCAAGAATATCTTGAAGACAGAAATCAGCAGCCGTGATGTTGCCGAGCTGGTCGTTGAAATGTGCGGGCCGTTGTTTGCAAAAACGACTGCAGCGCAGGTGCCGATTGATGGCGGCAATGAGCGTGTGATCTAA
- a CDS encoding 2-hydroxyacid dehydrogenase: MLGVFLDRDTVDRGDLDFNSLENVVSDWQFYGFSRPADLSTRLADAELVITNKVKLDADAFTLAPKLRLICVAATGTNNVDLDAARRHGVVVSNVRGYATPSVAQHVFALMLSLSIHLGTYRRAVMKGEWQRSPYFCLLDYPIREIAGRTIGIVGYGELGREVARLAEAFGMKVLITQRAGVSQPGRLPLHELLPQVDVLSLHCPLTPETRNLIGAKELALMKHDALLINTARGGIVDEKALAEALREGRLGGAGIDVLSEEPPMRGNLLLENDIPNLIVTPHIAWASHESRQRLVNEMALNIAAFLAGTPRNSVTA, translated from the coding sequence ATGCTAGGCGTATTCCTTGACCGCGATACCGTAGACCGGGGTGATCTTGATTTCAATAGTTTGGAAAATGTGGTGTCAGATTGGCAATTTTATGGGTTCAGCCGCCCTGCTGATTTAAGCACTCGCCTGGCAGATGCCGAGCTCGTCATCACCAACAAGGTCAAACTCGATGCCGATGCCTTCACCCTGGCACCCAAATTACGTTTGATCTGTGTCGCCGCCACCGGCACCAATAATGTCGATCTGGACGCTGCGCGCCGCCATGGCGTCGTCGTGAGCAATGTGCGTGGCTACGCCACGCCATCGGTGGCACAACATGTCTTTGCCTTGATGTTGTCGTTGTCGATTCATCTCGGCACATACCGCCGCGCGGTGATGAAGGGTGAATGGCAACGCAGCCCCTATTTTTGCCTGCTGGATTATCCGATACGTGAAATTGCGGGCCGCACCATCGGTATCGTCGGCTACGGTGAACTTGGTCGCGAAGTGGCGCGCTTGGCTGAGGCCTTTGGCATGAAGGTGCTGATCACTCAGCGTGCCGGAGTATCGCAACCTGGACGTTTGCCCTTGCATGAATTATTGCCGCAAGTCGATGTTCTGTCATTGCACTGCCCGCTGACACCGGAAACACGCAATTTGATTGGTGCCAAGGAGCTCGCCTTGATGAAACACGACGCACTGTTAATTAATACCGCACGCGGCGGCATCGTGGATGAGAAAGCTTTGGCCGAAGCCTTACGCGAAGGCCGCCTTGGTGGCGCGGGAATCGATGTGCTGAGCGAAGAACCGCCAATGCGCGGCAACCTGTTATTGGAGAATGACATTCCGAATCTGATTGTGACGCCACATATCGCCTGGGCCAGCCACGAATCACGCCAACGGCTGGTGAATGAAATGGCGCTCAACATTGCCGCGTTCCTTGCGGGCACACCGCGCAACAGCGTAACCGCGTGA